From a single Callithrix jacchus isolate 240 chromosome 5, calJac240_pri, whole genome shotgun sequence genomic region:
- the CNTROB gene encoding centrobin isoform X5, with protein sequence MVLSISLRWKVFGVSSRPCSKPHVMQPIVRDPLIPGTGSERREEDSFDSDSTATLLNTRPLQDLSPSSSAQALEELFPRYTSLRPGPPLNPPDCQGLRDALDSEHTRRKHCERHIQSLQTRVLELQQQLAVAVAADRKKDIMIEQLDKTLARVVEGWNRHEAERTEVLRGLQEERQAAELTRSKQQETVTRLEQSLSEAMEALNHEQESTRLQQRERETLEEERQALTLSLEVEQQRCCALQEERDAARAGQLSEHRALEALQAALEEERQTWAQQELQLKEHYQALQLESQAHLEREKEKGQREAQAAREAQHQLALVQSDMRRLEGELDTARRERDALQLEMSLVQARYESQRIQMESELAVQLEQQVTERLAQAQESSLRQAASLREQHRKQLQDLSGQHQQELANQLAQFKVEMAEREERQQQVAEDYELRLAREQARVRELQSGNQQLEEQRAELVERLQAMLQAHWDEATQLLSTTLPSPNPPVPPAGPSSPGPQEPEKEERRVWTMPPVAVALKPVLQQSREARDELPGVPPVLCNSSSDLSLLLGPSFQSQHSFQPLEPKPDVTSSTAEAFSALGAFHPDHRAERPFPEEDPGPDGESLVKQGLPPAQLEGLKNFFHQLLETMPQNSENPSVNLLPPKSGPLTIPSWGEAPQVPRLPPPVHKTKVPLAMASSLFRVHELPSSHSQGNGPSSGSPERGGDGLTFPRQLMEVSQLLRLYQARGWGALPAEDLLLYLKRLEHSRTDGRGDNVPRRNTDSRLGEIPRKEIPSQAIPRRLATAPKTEKPPTRKKSVHPPSSSMRSRGGVWR encoded by the exons ATGGTTCTAAGCATATCTTTGAGATGGAAAGTGTTCGGGGTCAGCTCCAGACCATGCTCCAAACCTCACGTGATGCAGCCTATCGTGA GGGATCCCCTCATTCCTGGCACTGGCTCAGAGAGACGGGAAGAAGACTCCTTTGACAGTGATAGCACAGCCACCTTGCTCAA CACCCGGCCCCTGCAAGACTTGTCTCCATCTAGCTCAGCCCAAGCCTTGGAGGAGCTGTTTCCCCGCTACACTAGCCTTCGGCCAGGGCCTCCACTCAATCCACCAGATTGTCAGGGGCTGAGAGATGCATTGGATTCAGAGCATACCCGCCGCAAG CATTGTGAGCGCCATATTCAGAGCCTGCAGACCCGAGTGTTAGAGCTACAGCAACAATTAGCCGTGGCTGTGGCTGCCGACCGCAAGAAAGATATCATGATTGAACAACTGGACAAG ACCCTGGCCCGTGTGGTGGAGGGCTGGAACCGGCATGAGGCTGAGCGGACAGAGGTTCTCAGGGGACTTCAAGAGGAACGCCAGGCAGCAGAGCTCACCAGAAGCaagcagcaggag ACAGTAACCCGGCTGGAACAAAGCCTTTCTGAGGCCATGGAGGCCCTGAATCATGAGCAGGAAAGTACCAGACTGCAGCAACGGGAAAGAGAGACATTG GAAGAGGAAAGGCAAGCTCTGACCCTGAGCTTAGAGGTAGAGCAGCAGCGGTGCTGTGCGCTGCAGGAAGAGCGGGATGCAGCTCGggctgggcaactgagtgagcaTCGAGCGTTGGAGGCTCTTCAGGCTGCCCTAGAAGAAGAACGGCAGACCTGGGCCCAGCAAGAGCTCCAGCTTAAGGAACACTACCAGGCACTGCAGTTGGAGAGCCAGGCTCACCTGGAAAGAGAGAAG GAGAAGGGTCAGAGGGAAGCCCAGGCAGCCCGGGAGGCCCAGCACCAGTTGGCATTGGTGCAGTCTGACATGCGGCGGTTGGAAGGAGAGCTGGACACGGCtcggagagagagagatgccctGCAGCTGGAAATGAGCTTGGTGCAG GCCCGGTATGAAAGCCAGCGGATCCAGATGGAGTCGGAGCTGGCTGTGCAGCTGGAGCAGCAGGTGACAGAGCGGCTGGCGCAGGCTCAGGAGAGCAGCCTACGGCAAGCAGCCTCCCTCAGGGAACAGCACAG GAAGCAGCTGCAGGACCTCAGTGGACAGCACCAGCAGGAGCTGGCCAATCAGCTGGCTCAGTTCAAGGTGGAAATGGCAGAACGAGAGGAACGGCAGCAGCAGGTGGCTGAGGACTATGAGCTCAG acTGGCCCGTGAGCAAGCACGAGTACGTGAACTTCAGAGTGGGAACCAACAGCTGGAGGAGCAGCGGGCGGAGCTGGTGGAACGTCTGCAGGCCATGCTGCAGGCCCACTGGGATGAGGCCACTCAGCTGCTCAGCACCACTCTCCCGTCGCCCAACCCGCCA GTTCCTCCTGCTGGACCTTCCAGCCCTGGGCCTCAGGAgccagagaaggaggagaggagggtctGGACTATGCCTCCTGTGGCCGTGGCCCTGAAGCCTGTATTGCAGCAGAGTCGGGAAGCAAGGGACGAGCTACCTGGAGTGCCTCCTGTTCTTTGTAATTCATCCTCAGATCTCAGCCTCCTGTTGGGCCCCTCTTTTCAAAGCCAGCATTCTTTCCAACCCCTGGAACCCAAACCAGATGTCACTTCATCCACAG CTGAGGCCTTCTCTGCACTCGGGGCCTTCCATCCGGATCATAGGGCAGAACGGCCATTCCCTGAGGAAGATCCTGGACCTGACGGGGAAAGCCTGGTAAAGCAAGGGCTGCCACCTGCCCAATTGGAGGGCCTCAAGAATTTCTTTCACCAG TTGCTGGAGACAATGCCCCAGAACAGTGAGAACCCTTCTGTCAACCTGTTGCCGCCTAAGTCTG GTCCTCTGACTATCCCATCTTGGGGGGAAGCCCCTCAAGTGCCACGTCTTCCACCCCCTGTCCACAAAACCAAAGTTCCCTTAGCCATGGCATCTAGTCTTTTCCGGGTCCACGAGCTTCCCTCCTCCCATTCACAAGGCAATGGCCCCAGCAGTGGTTCCCCAGAGAGAG GTGGAGATGGGCTCACATTCCCAAGGCAGCTGATGGAGGTGTCTCAACTGCTGCGACTCTACCAGGCTCGGGGCTGGGGGGCTCTGCCTGCTGAGGATCTGCTGCTCTACCTGAAGAGGCTGGAACATAGCAG GACTGATGGCCGAGGGGATAATGTCCCCAGAAGGAACACAGACTCCCGCTTGGGTGAGATCCCCCGGAAAGAG ATTccctcccaggctatccctcgcCGCCTTGCTACGGCCCCCAAGACTGAAAAACCTCCCACGCGAAAGAAAAGTGTGCACCCTCCCTCAAGTAGCATGAGGAGCCGGGGGGGAGTCTGGAGATGA